The following are encoded in a window of Sinomonas cyclohexanicum genomic DNA:
- a CDS encoding LysR family transcriptional regulator: MIPEQQPALTLRQAWHFVVAAESGTLAEAARRLHMAPSAISTSVAELERAVGSELLVKRRAKGVTLTATGREVLGMARDLLRLADSIAALSREDRSQLRGPLTVGCDITLGPTIIPAMLSDFARQCPGVEVDFVEGFHEDVQERLLAGALDVAFVYNAAVDPALTTVALATAAPHVLLPEHHRLAEAPTVRLADIAEEPLVLFDSPPLGRRVLQLFEEAGAVPTVRHRSRSYATVRSLVAVGRGIAVLYQQKALEAPYAELGVRLRPLSVRGALARPVQVALAAPRSTRPSVRARAWIDVALELFTGDGAADGAPSGGAAGAAGAG; this comes from the coding sequence GTGATCCCCGAGCAGCAGCCCGCCCTCACGCTGAGGCAGGCGTGGCACTTCGTCGTCGCCGCCGAGTCCGGCACGCTGGCCGAGGCCGCGCGCCGGCTGCACATGGCGCCGTCGGCCATCTCGACCTCGGTCGCCGAGCTCGAGCGGGCCGTGGGCTCCGAGCTCCTCGTCAAGCGCCGGGCCAAGGGGGTCACGCTCACGGCCACAGGCCGCGAGGTCCTGGGCATGGCCCGGGACCTGCTCCGGCTCGCCGACTCGATCGCAGCACTGTCCCGCGAGGACCGCTCGCAGCTGCGCGGCCCGCTCACGGTGGGCTGCGACATCACCCTCGGCCCCACGATCATCCCGGCGATGCTGAGCGACTTCGCCCGGCAGTGCCCGGGGGTCGAGGTGGACTTCGTGGAGGGCTTCCACGAGGACGTCCAGGAGCGGCTGCTCGCCGGCGCACTCGACGTCGCGTTCGTGTACAACGCCGCGGTGGACCCCGCGCTCACGACCGTCGCCCTCGCTACCGCCGCACCGCACGTCCTCCTGCCTGAGCACCACCGGCTCGCCGAGGCGCCGACCGTGCGGCTCGCGGACATCGCCGAGGAGCCGCTCGTGCTCTTCGACTCGCCGCCACTCGGCAGACGGGTCCTGCAGCTGTTCGAGGAGGCCGGCGCCGTGCCGACCGTGCGGCACCGCTCCCGCTCCTACGCGACGGTGCGGTCGCTCGTGGCGGTAGGCCGCGGCATCGCCGTGCTGTACCAGCAGAAGGCGCTCGAGGCGCCATACGCCGAGCTGGGCGTGCGGCTGAGGCCGCTCTCCGTGCGCGGCGCCCTGGCCCGCCCGGTGCAGGTAGCCCTCGCGGCGCCCCGCAGCACGCGCCCGTCGGTGCGGGCGCGCGCCTGGATCGACGTCGCGCTCGAGCTGTTCACCGGTGACGGCGCGGCCGACGGCGCGCCCTCCGGCGGTGCGGCCGGTGCGGCCGGCGCGGGCTGA